A single region of the Lysinibacillus sp. B2A1 genome encodes:
- a CDS encoding polyphosphate kinase — translation MTQNLTNLDLSIELDKKMYKKKLKVLQYEMLNAQQFLLKNKIGLILVFEGMDAAGKGGAIKRLIERVDPRGYVVHPISAPQPHELRYNYLQRFWRKLPQHGQIAIFDRSWYGRVLVERIEGFATKDEWSRAYEEMNNFEKILTAGDYIIIKFWLHVSDEEQLKRFTEREQNPYKSWKLTEEDWRNRDKTPKYVEAANDMFEKTDKKNAPWILVAGDDKKYARVQVLQETIAHIEREAQKRGLHLTNVLDKAQLEDEESSNLEVLNDNLKKKKTK, via the coding sequence ATGACTCAAAATTTAACAAATTTAGATTTATCTATTGAACTAGATAAAAAAATGTATAAAAAAAAGTTAAAAGTACTCCAATATGAAATGTTAAATGCACAACAATTTTTATTAAAAAATAAAATTGGGCTAATTTTAGTATTTGAAGGCATGGATGCAGCAGGTAAGGGAGGGGCAATCAAACGTTTAATTGAACGTGTTGATCCGCGAGGCTATGTGGTACATCCGATTTCTGCACCTCAGCCCCATGAACTGCGCTACAACTATTTACAACGATTTTGGAGAAAGCTTCCACAGCATGGACAAATCGCTATTTTTGACCGTTCATGGTATGGACGTGTTTTAGTGGAACGAATTGAAGGCTTTGCAACAAAGGATGAATGGTCTCGAGCTTATGAGGAAATGAATAACTTTGAAAAGATCTTAACTGCAGGGGATTACATAATCATTAAGTTTTGGCTTCATGTCTCAGATGAAGAGCAGCTCAAACGTTTTACTGAACGTGAGCAAAATCCTTACAAGTCTTGGAAGTTAACGGAAGAAGATTGGCGTAATCGCGATAAAACACCTAAGTATGTAGAAGCAGCAAATGATATGTTTGAGAAAACAGACAAAAAGAATGCGCCATGGATTCTAGTTGCAGGGGACGATAAAAAATATGCACGTGTACAGGTACTGCAAGAAACAATCGCACATATTGAACGAGAAGCACAGAAACGTGGGCTTCATTTAACAAATGTTTTAGACAAGGCTCAGTTAGAAGATGAGGAATCTTCAAACCTTGAAGTACTAAATGATAATTTGAAGAAGAAAAAAACAAAATAA
- a CDS encoding N-acetyltransferase, with protein sequence MVLKIWNLLRKKGGNVVSIQGEKCYIRTFQEKDAQSLTGLVSRNKYFWSTYEPLQRPEYYTVDAQYKKIQESLYLMDSKREFTFGIYELGTNNLIGHIALYAVKRLPYSSAFVGYAMDEIYIGKGIVTEAVKMVVRFAFDQVGLHRVEAYVSTQNNASIRVLEKSGFQREGLLRKLLYINGQWVDHYMYACLEDE encoded by the coding sequence ATGGTGCTTAAAATTTGGAATTTATTAAGGAAAAAGGGTGGAAATGTGGTATCAATTCAAGGAGAGAAATGCTACATTCGCACATTCCAAGAAAAAGATGCACAAAGTTTAACTGGTCTCGTAAGCCGTAATAAATACTTTTGGTCTACATACGAGCCGTTACAACGACCTGAATATTATACAGTTGATGCTCAATATAAAAAAATTCAAGAAAGCCTATACTTAATGGACTCAAAAAGAGAATTTACTTTTGGGATTTACGAGCTTGGAACTAATAATTTAATTGGGCATATTGCGCTTTACGCAGTCAAACGTTTACCTTACTCAAGTGCTTTTGTTGGCTATGCGATGGATGAGATTTATATTGGGAAGGGGATTGTAACAGAGGCTGTAAAAATGGTCGTACGTTTTGCGTTTGACCAAGTAGGCTTACATCGTGTAGAGGCCTATGTGTCAACACAAAATAATGCTTCTATTCGAGTATTAGAAAAATCAGGATTTCAGCGTGAGGGATTGTTAAGGAAGCTTTTGTATATTAATGGTCAATGGGTAGATCATTACATGTATGCCTGTTTAGAGGATGAATAA
- a CDS encoding carbonic anhydrase, producing MTMLQDILKFNVDFVQEKKYEPFITTKYPDKRIVVLSCMDTRLVELLPKAMNLRNGDVKIVKSAGALVSHPFGAIMRSLLVAVYELQADEVYVVGHYDCGMSAVDPEAMLSKMVDRGINPETIKMMEYSGLDLKEFLRGFGDVATSVKKSVDTIRNHPLMVKDVPVHGLVIDPNTGRLDLLEDGSHYQG from the coding sequence ATGACAATGTTACAAGATATTCTGAAGTTTAATGTAGATTTCGTTCAAGAAAAAAAATATGAGCCTTTTATTACAACTAAGTATCCTGATAAACGCATCGTTGTTTTATCATGTATGGATACTCGTCTTGTAGAGCTATTACCTAAAGCAATGAATTTACGTAATGGTGATGTAAAAATTGTTAAAAGTGCTGGTGCATTAGTAAGTCATCCTTTTGGTGCAATTATGCGTAGTTTACTTGTAGCAGTTTACGAGCTGCAAGCAGATGAGGTGTACGTTGTTGGACACTACGACTGTGGTATGAGCGCAGTTGATCCTGAAGCAATGCTTAGCAAAATGGTGGATCGTGGAATTAACCCAGAAACTATCAAGATGATGGAATACTCTGGTTTAGATTTAAAGGAATTTTTACGTGGCTTTGGCGACGTTGCGACAAGTGTAAAGAAAAGTGTTGATACTATTCGCAATCACCCATTAATGGTGAAGGATGTTCCTGTCCATGGATTAGTTATTGATCCAAATACAGGGCGTCTTGATTTGCTCGAAGATGGAAGTCATTATCAAGGCTAG